Within Deltaproteobacteria bacterium, the genomic segment CGGCAGGTTCTGAACTTATAGGACAGCCGTTCACCGGTCAGGGTTATTTTTGGCCCAGACCGTCGTCAACCCCGGGTTTTCCGTATAACCCCATGGCATCGGGCGGGTCGAACCTTGGACCAACCAATCAAGCCCTTCTCGACAGGATAAGCATACGTGTCCATACCTTGATTGCAGCAGGCATCACATCTCCGGTTCCATCTGATCTGGTCATGGGATCCGGCA encodes:
- a CDS encoding potassium-transporting ATPase subunit C, coding for MIKKEIKTGIKVFIAMTILTGVIYPAVVTALAQFIFPKQASGSIIYKPDGTPAGSELIGQPFTGQGYFWPRPSSTPGFPYNPMASGGSNLGPTNQALLDRISIRVHTLIAAGITSPVPSDLVMGSG